A stretch of the Arthrobacter stackebrandtii genome encodes the following:
- a CDS encoding GntR family transcriptional regulator — protein MDARIFIDLETATPPYEQVQSQISSLIAVGALQPGTRLPTVRSLAADLGVAAGTVARAYKELEAAGLVVTNRRQGTVVAASVPTMPKAGAVEPPHRVMAAVEHLIVEGEKAGLDSKMLLTLLQGRLNQRGK, from the coding sequence ATGGACGCCCGGATTTTCATCGACCTGGAAACGGCGACCCCGCCATACGAACAGGTCCAATCCCAGATCTCCTCGCTGATCGCCGTTGGTGCGCTCCAGCCCGGCACCCGCCTGCCCACCGTCCGCAGCCTCGCCGCAGACCTCGGCGTTGCCGCCGGCACCGTGGCGCGCGCCTACAAGGAGCTCGAGGCGGCCGGGCTGGTTGTTACAAACCGGCGCCAGGGCACCGTTGTGGCGGCGTCAGTGCCCACCATGCCAAAAGCCGGTGCTGTTGAACCACCGCACAGGGTGATGGCCGCCGTCGAGCATCTCATTGTGGAGGGCGAAAAGGCCGGGCTGGATTCAAAGATGCTTCTCACACTGCTGCAGGGCCGCCTGAACCAGCGCGGCAAGTAG
- a CDS encoding thymidylate synthase, translated as MTIETPYEDMLRDVLANGTAKSDRTGTGTRSVFGRQLRFDLSESFPLITTKRVHFKSVAMELLWFLRGDSNVRWLQENGVKIWNEWADDAGELGPVYGVQWRSWPTPDGEHIDQISQVMESLRENPDSRRHIVSAWNVGELKNMALPPCHAFFQFYVAPTEDGRGKLSCQLYQRSADTFLGVPFNIASYALLTMMMAQQLDMEPGEFIWTGGDVHIYDDHVAQVAEQLSREPYPYPRLRFTRKPDSIFDYSFDDFEIVNYQHHPTIKAPIAV; from the coding sequence GTGACTATCGAGACCCCCTACGAGGACATGCTGCGCGACGTGCTGGCGAACGGCACCGCGAAATCGGACCGCACCGGCACAGGAACGCGCAGTGTTTTTGGCCGCCAGCTGCGCTTCGACCTGAGCGAGAGTTTTCCGCTGATCACCACGAAGCGGGTGCACTTCAAGTCGGTCGCGATGGAGCTGCTGTGGTTCCTGCGCGGCGATTCCAACGTGCGCTGGCTGCAGGAAAACGGCGTCAAGATTTGGAATGAATGGGCGGACGACGCCGGCGAGCTGGGTCCCGTGTATGGCGTCCAGTGGCGCTCGTGGCCCACGCCGGACGGCGAGCACATCGACCAGATCAGCCAGGTCATGGAGTCGCTGCGGGAGAACCCTGATTCGCGCCGCCACATTGTTTCGGCCTGGAACGTTGGCGAGCTGAAGAACATGGCGCTGCCGCCGTGCCACGCCTTTTTCCAGTTCTATGTTGCCCCCACCGAGGACGGCCGGGGCAAGCTGAGCTGCCAGTTGTACCAGCGCTCCGCCGACACGTTTTTGGGCGTGCCGTTCAACATTGCCTCGTACGCCCTGCTGACCATGATGATGGCGCAGCAGTTGGACATGGAGCCGGGCGAATTCATCTGGACCGGCGGCGACGTTCACATTTACGACGACCACGTGGCGCAGGTGGCCGAGCAGCTTTCCCGGGAACCGTACCCGTACCCGCGGCTGCGTTTTACCCGCAAGCCGGACTCGATTTTTGACTACAGCTTCGACGACTTCGAGATCGTCAACTACCAGCACCACCCCACGATTAAGGCACCGATCGCAGTATGA